The Theropithecus gelada isolate Dixy chromosome 11, Tgel_1.0, whole genome shotgun sequence genome includes a region encoding these proteins:
- the DTX3 gene encoding probable E3 ubiquitin-protein ligase DTX3 isoform X2, with translation MPILSSSGSKMAACGGTCKNKVTVSKPVWDFLSKETPARLARLREEHRVSILIDGETSDIYVLQLSPQGPPPAPPNGLYLARKALKGLLKEAEKELKKAQRQGELMGCLALGGGGEHPEMHRAGPPPLRAAPLLPPGARGLPPPPPPLPPPLPPRLREEAEEQESTCPICLGEIQNAKTLEKCRHSFCEGCITRALQVKKACPMCGRFYGQLVGNQPQNGRMLVSKDATLLLPSYEKYGTIVIQYVFPPGVQGAEHPNPGVRYPGTTRVAYLPDCPEGNKVLTLFRKAFDQRLTFTIGTSMTTGRPNVITWNDIHHKTSCTGGPQLFGYPDPTYLTRVQEELRAKGITDD, from the exons ATGCCAATTCTAAGCTCTTCAGGATCAAA AATGGCAGCCTGTGGAGGCACCTGCAAGAACAAAGTGACTGTCTCCAAGCCTGTGTGGGACTTCCTGAGCAAAGAGACCCCAGCCCGGCTGGCCCGGCTTCGGGAGGAGCATCGTGTGTCCATCCTCATAGATGGCGAGACTTCTGACATCTATGTTCTCCAGCTTTCCCCACAGGGCCctcccccggcccctcccaaTGGGCTCTACCTAGCCCGGAAGGCTCTTAAGGGGCTGCtaaaagaggcagagaaagagctgAAGAAAGCTCAGAGGCAGGGGGAGCTGATGGGCTGTCTGGCTCTGGGGGGTGGAGGGGAGCACCCTGAGATGCACCGCGCAGGCCCACCCCCTCTCCGAGCAGCCCCACTTCTGCCCCCAGGGGCTCGGGggctcccccctcctcctccccccctgcccccacctcttcctcctcgcCTTCGGGAGGAGGCAGAAGAGCAGGAGAGCACCTGCCCCATCTGTCTGGGGGAGATCCAGAATGCCAAGACATTGGAGAAGTGCCGGCATTCATTCTGCGAGGGCTGCATCACCCGGGCTCTGCAGGTGAAAAAGGCCTGCCCCATGTGCGGCCGCTTCTATGGGCAGCTGGTGGGCAACCAGCCCCAGAATGGGCGGATGCTGGTCTCTAAGGACGCCACCCTCCTACTACCCAGCTATGAGAAGTATGGCACCATTGTCATCCAGTACGTCTTCCCGCCCGGTGTCCAGGGG GCTGAACACCCAAACCCAGGAGTTCGGTATCCTGGCACCACACGGGTGGCCTACCTCCCGGACTGCCCTGAGGGCAACAAGGTGCTGACCCTGTTCCGCAAGGCGTTTGACCAGCGTCTCACCTTCACTATCGGCACGTCCATGACCACAGGGAGACCGAATGTCATCACCTGGAATGACATCCACCACAAGACCAGCTGCACAGGGGGACCCCAGCT
- the DTX3 gene encoding probable E3 ubiquitin-protein ligase DTX3 isoform X3: MSFVLSRMAACGGTCKNKVTVSKPVWDFLSKETPARLARLREEHRVSILIDGETSDIYVLQLSPQGPPPAPPNGLYLARKALKGLLKEAEKELKKAQRQGELMGCLALGGGGEHPEMHRAGPPPLRAAPLLPPGARGLPPPPPPLPPPLPPRLREEAEEQESTCPICLGEIQNAKTLEKCRHSFCEGCITRALQVKKACPMCGRFYGQLVGNQPQNGRMLVSKDATLLLPSYEKYGTIVIQYVFPPGVQGAEHPNPGVRYPGTTRVAYLPDCPEGNKVLTLFRKAFDQRLTFTIGTSMTTGRPNVITWNDIHHKTSCTGGPQLFGYPDPTYLTRVQEELRAKGITDD, encoded by the exons A TGTCGTTCGTCCTGTCCAGAATGGCAGCCTGTGGAGGCACCTGCAAGAACAAAGTGACTGTCTCCAAGCCTGTGTGGGACTTCCTGAGCAAAGAGACCCCAGCCCGGCTGGCCCGGCTTCGGGAGGAGCATCGTGTGTCCATCCTCATAGATGGCGAGACTTCTGACATCTATGTTCTCCAGCTTTCCCCACAGGGCCctcccccggcccctcccaaTGGGCTCTACCTAGCCCGGAAGGCTCTTAAGGGGCTGCtaaaagaggcagagaaagagctgAAGAAAGCTCAGAGGCAGGGGGAGCTGATGGGCTGTCTGGCTCTGGGGGGTGGAGGGGAGCACCCTGAGATGCACCGCGCAGGCCCACCCCCTCTCCGAGCAGCCCCACTTCTGCCCCCAGGGGCTCGGGggctcccccctcctcctccccccctgcccccacctcttcctcctcgcCTTCGGGAGGAGGCAGAAGAGCAGGAGAGCACCTGCCCCATCTGTCTGGGGGAGATCCAGAATGCCAAGACATTGGAGAAGTGCCGGCATTCATTCTGCGAGGGCTGCATCACCCGGGCTCTGCAGGTGAAAAAGGCCTGCCCCATGTGCGGCCGCTTCTATGGGCAGCTGGTGGGCAACCAGCCCCAGAATGGGCGGATGCTGGTCTCTAAGGACGCCACCCTCCTACTACCCAGCTATGAGAAGTATGGCACCATTGTCATCCAGTACGTCTTCCCGCCCGGTGTCCAGGGG GCTGAACACCCAAACCCAGGAGTTCGGTATCCTGGCACCACACGGGTGGCCTACCTCCCGGACTGCCCTGAGGGCAACAAGGTGCTGACCCTGTTCCGCAAGGCGTTTGACCAGCGTCTCACCTTCACTATCGGCACGTCCATGACCACAGGGAGACCGAATGTCATCACCTGGAATGACATCCACCACAAGACCAGCTGCACAGGGGGACCCCAGCT
- the DTX3 gene encoding probable E3 ubiquitin-protein ligase DTX3 isoform X1 has translation MSFVLSRMAACGGTCKNKVTVSKPVWDFLSKETPARLARLREEHRVSILIDGETSDIYVLQLSPQGPPPAPPNGLYLARKALKGLLKEAEKELKKAQRQGELMGCLALGGGGEHPEMHRAGPPPLRAAPLLPPGARGLPPPPPPLPPPLPPRLREEAEEQESTCPICLGEIQNAKTLEKCRHSFCEGCITRALQVKKACPMCGRFYGQLVGNQPQNGRMLVSKDATLLLPSYEKYGTIVIQYVFPPGVQGAEHPNPGVRYPGTTRVAYLPDCPEGNKVLTLFRKAFDQRLTFTIGTSMTTGRPNVITWNDIHHKTSCTGGPQLCDPSSFPFPWLLPFPPFPLRDPPTPCSGSLLTGEDHFQTVQPSQFLLHSTWSWCAQLSLQK, from the exons A TGTCGTTCGTCCTGTCCAGAATGGCAGCCTGTGGAGGCACCTGCAAGAACAAAGTGACTGTCTCCAAGCCTGTGTGGGACTTCCTGAGCAAAGAGACCCCAGCCCGGCTGGCCCGGCTTCGGGAGGAGCATCGTGTGTCCATCCTCATAGATGGCGAGACTTCTGACATCTATGTTCTCCAGCTTTCCCCACAGGGCCctcccccggcccctcccaaTGGGCTCTACCTAGCCCGGAAGGCTCTTAAGGGGCTGCtaaaagaggcagagaaagagctgAAGAAAGCTCAGAGGCAGGGGGAGCTGATGGGCTGTCTGGCTCTGGGGGGTGGAGGGGAGCACCCTGAGATGCACCGCGCAGGCCCACCCCCTCTCCGAGCAGCCCCACTTCTGCCCCCAGGGGCTCGGGggctcccccctcctcctccccccctgcccccacctcttcctcctcgcCTTCGGGAGGAGGCAGAAGAGCAGGAGAGCACCTGCCCCATCTGTCTGGGGGAGATCCAGAATGCCAAGACATTGGAGAAGTGCCGGCATTCATTCTGCGAGGGCTGCATCACCCGGGCTCTGCAGGTGAAAAAGGCCTGCCCCATGTGCGGCCGCTTCTATGGGCAGCTGGTGGGCAACCAGCCCCAGAATGGGCGGATGCTGGTCTCTAAGGACGCCACCCTCCTACTACCCAGCTATGAGAAGTATGGCACCATTGTCATCCAGTACGTCTTCCCGCCCGGTGTCCAGGGG GCTGAACACCCAAACCCAGGAGTTCGGTATCCTGGCACCACACGGGTGGCCTACCTCCCGGACTGCCCTGAGGGCAACAAGGTGCTGACCCTGTTCCGCAAGGCGTTTGACCAGCGTCTCACCTTCACTATCGGCACGTCCATGACCACAGGGAGACCGAATGTCATCACCTGGAATGACATCCACCACAAGACCAGCTGCACAGGGGGACCCCAGCTGTGCGACCcctcttcatttcctttcccttggctcctcccctttcctccatTTCCACTGAGGGACCCACCAACCCCTTGCTCTGGGAGCCTCCTAACTGGAGAAGACCACTTCCAAACTGTTCAGCCGTCTCAGTTTCTCCTACATTCAACCTGGTCCTGGTGTGCCCAGCTTAGCCTACAAAAATAA